A window of the Tunturibacter empetritectus genome harbors these coding sequences:
- a CDS encoding Gfo/Idh/MocA family protein, which produces MLNRRNFLKAAGTATAETLLGSKLLESRMYALTTAQTSPAAPVPANDHIQFALIGAGIQGQGDTKTAVQVPGAKLVAVADCYDGRLERSKELWGSDLFTTRDYKEILARKDIDAVLIATPDHWHKQAAVDAMNAGKDVYCEKPMIHLYSDGPEIIETARKTNRILQVGSQRVSSIIYAKAKELLASGAIGQLNMVTARWDRNSSMGAWNYTVPLDASTETCDWQRFQGTAPKIPFNAEHFFQWRKWKAYGSGVAGDLFVHLFSGTHFITGSHGPTRAMATGGLRFWKDGRDVPDVMLGLFDYREGFNLSLRVNFVDGGEESEGLIFTGSEGTMEIAGNTVSVNRVPLQKEPGYTIGTFTDAMQKRILEDYRQKYPVTHPSGGPSAGFEKFVAPAGYSDSYDHFSNFFSAVRTRKPVVEDAVFGFRAAGAALLSNLSMERGEVVKWDPEAMKLL; this is translated from the coding sequence GTGTTGAACCGTAGAAATTTCCTGAAGGCCGCGGGAACAGCAACCGCGGAGACGTTGCTGGGGTCGAAGTTGCTGGAATCAAGGATGTATGCGCTCACAACAGCTCAGACCAGCCCCGCCGCGCCGGTTCCAGCCAACGATCACATCCAGTTCGCATTGATTGGGGCGGGCATTCAGGGTCAAGGCGATACAAAGACCGCCGTGCAGGTTCCGGGCGCGAAGCTGGTGGCAGTAGCAGACTGCTACGACGGCAGGCTCGAGCGCAGTAAAGAGCTATGGGGCAGCGATCTCTTCACAACACGTGACTACAAGGAGATCCTGGCCCGCAAGGATATTGACGCCGTCCTCATCGCCACACCGGACCACTGGCACAAGCAGGCAGCCGTCGACGCCATGAACGCGGGCAAAGACGTTTACTGCGAGAAGCCGATGATTCACCTCTACTCCGACGGGCCCGAGATCATCGAGACCGCCCGCAAAACAAACCGCATCCTCCAGGTCGGAAGCCAGCGGGTAAGTTCGATCATCTACGCGAAGGCCAAGGAGCTTTTGGCTTCAGGCGCCATCGGCCAGCTCAACATGGTCACTGCGCGCTGGGATCGCAACTCCTCCATGGGTGCATGGAACTACACCGTGCCGCTCGACGCATCGACCGAAACCTGCGACTGGCAGCGCTTTCAGGGGACTGCGCCCAAAATCCCTTTCAACGCCGAGCACTTCTTCCAGTGGCGTAAATGGAAGGCCTACGGCAGCGGCGTAGCCGGCGATCTCTTCGTGCACCTCTTCAGCGGCACTCACTTTATCACTGGCTCACATGGCCCCACGCGAGCGATGGCAACCGGTGGCCTGCGGTTCTGGAAGGATGGCCGCGACGTCCCCGACGTGATGCTTGGCCTCTTTGACTACCGGGAAGGATTCAACCTCAGCCTCCGCGTAAACTTCGTCGACGGCGGCGAGGAGAGTGAAGGCCTGATCTTTACCGGATCGGAGGGCACCATGGAGATCGCAGGAAACACCGTCAGCGTCAACCGAGTGCCTCTCCAGAAAGAACCCGGCTATACGATCGGAACCTTTACCGATGCGATGCAAAAGCGCATCCTTGAAGACTACCGGCAGAAGTATCCGGTCACGCATCCATCAGGCGGTCCATCCGCTGGGTTTGAAAAATTTGTAGCTCCCGCCGGATACAGCGACAGCTACGACCACTTCAGCAACTTCTTCTCTGCGGTTCGCACGCGGAAGCCTGTCGTGGAAGATGCGGTGTTTGGCTTCCGCGCAGCCGGCGCTGCCCTGCTGAGTAACCTGAGCATGGAGCGCGGCGAAGTCGTGAAGTGGGATCCGGAAGCGATGAAGCTTCTATAA
- a CDS encoding phytoene desaturase family protein: MSATAAILGKVGLPLPLKEIAARHWDAIVVGAGHNGLACATYLARAGQRVLVLESRERVGGACTVEEPFPGVRMSPCAYLAGLLHPLVIEELDLSSRGFTWTPAVNGLFVPFLDGSSIQLWDDDARCEEEVRRFSPRDIEGWRAMNDVVRRLRDALRPADGILSDNPSAGGRDLWIGDAPTQEQLEDLLEGDAEAHHLLFSWSMAEFVERYLVDERLQSAYLGQGVIGTNASPFDAGTASIRFHHSSGRLGGMPGMWGYVKGGMGMVSFYFCDAAREAGAVVATGVNVAQILPGEGVLLEGGERITARVVVSNADPIRTLRMLDSGADPAWAARVRSVPIEGCTVKLNVLLRELPNFTARPGVDEPHHYGQINAPLTKAEWKAGYAAARAGSFPEQLWCELYFQSVHDATVAPSGLHTMSVFAQYVPYKFASGSWEERRSVAKALALRSIGRYCSNLQDAVVDAQVMGPPDIEQKVGLTGGHIFQGECLPAYMWSKRLAARTPMKGVYLCGACTHPGGSVIGINGRNAAMAVLRDLDGEIARKV; this comes from the coding sequence ATGTCTGCGACAGCGGCTATCTTGGGGAAAGTCGGGCTTCCGTTGCCGCTCAAAGAGATTGCCGCGCGTCACTGGGATGCAATCGTTGTAGGGGCGGGCCACAATGGGTTGGCATGTGCGACGTACCTGGCGCGGGCAGGTCAGCGCGTGCTTGTGCTTGAGAGCCGCGAGCGAGTCGGGGGAGCCTGCACGGTGGAAGAGCCATTTCCCGGTGTCCGCATGTCCCCCTGTGCGTATCTTGCGGGGCTGCTGCATCCGCTGGTGATCGAGGAACTCGATTTGTCGAGCCGCGGCTTTACGTGGACGCCCGCCGTCAACGGACTGTTTGTGCCGTTTTTGGATGGCAGCAGCATTCAGCTTTGGGATGATGACGCGCGATGTGAAGAAGAGGTTCGCCGCTTCTCGCCGCGCGACATTGAAGGCTGGCGCGCGATGAACGACGTAGTCCGTCGATTGCGAGATGCGCTTCGTCCGGCAGACGGCATCCTTAGCGACAATCCATCCGCGGGCGGGCGCGATCTGTGGATTGGCGATGCGCCCACACAAGAGCAACTCGAAGATCTGCTCGAGGGTGACGCCGAAGCGCACCATCTACTCTTCAGCTGGTCGATGGCGGAGTTTGTCGAGCGCTATCTTGTCGATGAGCGGTTGCAATCGGCGTATCTGGGGCAAGGCGTGATCGGCACCAACGCGAGTCCATTCGATGCCGGCACGGCCTCCATTCGGTTCCATCACTCCTCCGGTCGGCTCGGCGGCATGCCGGGGATGTGGGGTTATGTGAAGGGTGGCATGGGGATGGTGTCGTTTTACTTCTGCGATGCTGCCCGCGAGGCTGGAGCCGTAGTGGCCACGGGCGTCAACGTGGCGCAGATTCTTCCCGGCGAGGGCGTACTGCTGGAAGGTGGAGAGCGCATCACCGCGCGGGTGGTCGTATCCAATGCAGACCCGATCCGCACCTTACGAATGCTGGATAGCGGCGCAGACCCAGCCTGGGCTGCCAGGGTGCGCTCGGTGCCGATCGAAGGATGCACCGTCAAACTGAACGTATTGCTTCGCGAACTGCCGAACTTTACCGCTCGACCGGGAGTTGACGAGCCGCATCACTACGGTCAGATCAACGCTCCGTTGACGAAAGCGGAGTGGAAGGCCGGCTATGCAGCAGCTCGTGCGGGATCCTTTCCGGAGCAGCTCTGGTGTGAACTTTACTTCCAGAGTGTGCACGATGCGACCGTAGCTCCATCAGGTTTGCACACCATGAGCGTCTTCGCGCAGTATGTTCCCTACAAGTTTGCGTCAGGCAGTTGGGAGGAGCGTCGCAGCGTGGCAAAGGCTCTGGCGTTGCGCTCGATTGGTCGCTATTGCAGCAATCTGCAAGACGCCGTTGTCGACGCGCAGGTGATGGGACCACCTGACATCGAGCAGAAGGTCGGCCTCACCGGCGGGCATATCTTCCAGGGCGAGTGCCTTCCTGCCTATATGTGGAGCAAGCGCCTCGCCGCGAGAACTCCGATGAAGGGCGTCTACCTCTGCGGCGCTTGTACCCATCCTGGCGGCAGTGTGATCGGCATCAACGGGCGCAATGCTGCGATGGCGGTGCTCCGCGATCTGGATGGCGAGATAGCACGAAAGGTGTAG